In Juglans microcarpa x Juglans regia isolate MS1-56 chromosome 7D, Jm3101_v1.0, whole genome shotgun sequence, the following are encoded in one genomic region:
- the LOC121238895 gene encoding potassium transporter 1, which produces MYTTCQLTAAHFLHPLLSPSLFIFSFSGIFLFNRLSDSASLYFSLRAMNPSAEFVERGMSQENLKRVSRTTVLKLAYQSLGVVYGDLSISPLYVYKTTFSGKLSLQENDEEIFGVLSFIFWTITLIALFKYIFIVMLADDSGEGGTFALYSLLCRHAGLSILPNQQDAEKNLSSYLTEESAETWQSSALKSFFKKHPRFRKGIFIFVLLGTCMAIGDGVLTPAISVLSAVSGIKLKIAELHENYVIITSCIILVGLFSLQHLGTHRVAFMFAPVVISWLLCLAGIGVYNIFRWNSHVYCALSPIYMLKFLRSTRVEGWLSLGGVVLSITGVEAMFANLGHFSPLSIKMAFIFLVYPSLVLAYMGEAAYLSKHHEDIQRSFYKAIPEAVFWPVFIVATFAAVVGSQAVISATFSIISQCCALNCFPHVRIIHTSSKIYGQIYISEVNWLLMCLSLAVTIGLRDTNMMGHAYGLAVTTVMFVTTCLMALVMIIVWKQKIISVVSFLLLFGSLELLYIPACMFKVPEGAWIALVLSYVFMAVMYVWHYGTMKKHQFDVENKVSMNRIVSLGPSLGMVRVPGIGLVYSNLVTGIPAVFGHFVTNLPAFHQVLVFVCIKSVQVPYVSEKEQLLIGRVGPKECGMYRCILRYGYKDLQQESYNFENRLVSRLVQFVETEEESASKARADFCAEFENLNTETFDFSVHMIEGNSVKSAHDIQAMTSGIRHVESFVLKDESLHILRAKESGVTYVLGHSYAKAKKSSSIFKKFAIDAVYAFLSKNCREPNILMNVPPTSLLEVGMVYHV; this is translated from the exons ATGTACACCACTTGCCAACTTACTGCTGCTCACTTCCTACATCCTCTACTTTCTCCctcattatttatattctcattctcAGGCATCTTCCTTTTCAATCGCCTCTCTGACTCTGCCtccctctatttctctctcagaGCCATGAACCCCTCTGCAGAATTTGTAGAACGCGGAATGTCTCAAGAG AACTTGAAAAGGGTCTCCCGCACAACAGTGCTCAAATTGGCTTATCAAAGTCTAGGAGTGGTGTATGGAGATCTCAGTATTTCTCCCCTCTATGTTTACAAGACCACCTTCTCTGGCAAATTGAGCCTCCAAGAGAATGATGAAGAGATTTTTGGGGTGCTCTCCTTTATCTTCTGGACAATTACTCTCATTGctctatttaaatacatattcaTAGTGATGTTGGCCGATGACAGTGGTGAAG GTGGTACCTTTGCATTGTACTCCCTTCTCTGCCGACACGCAGGACTAAGCATTCTACCCAATCAACAAGATGCGGAAAAGAACTTGTCTTCATATTTAACAGAAGAATCTGCAGAAACATGGCAGAGTTCTGCTCTGAAGTCATTCTTCAAGAAGCACCCAAGATTTCGCAaagggatttttatttttgtactgCTTGGGACCTGTATGGCGATTGGAGATGGCGTACTCACTCCCGCAATATCAG TTCTTTCAGCAGTTTCGGGCATCAAACTGAAGATCGCAGAACTTCATGAGA ATTATGTTATCATAACGTCATGCATCATCTTGGTGGGGCTTTTCTCCCTTCAGCACCTTGGAACACACAGAGTAGCTTTCATGTTTGCTCCTGTTGTCATATCTTGGCTTCTCTGTCTTGCTGGTATTGGGGTGTACAACATATTTCGGTGGAATTCTCATGTATATTGTGCACTTTCTCCGATTTACATGTTAAAATTCCTTAGAAGCACAAGGGTTGAAGGATGGTTATCATTAGGAGGAGTGGTTCTTTCAATCACGG GTGTGGAGGCAATGTTTGCTAATCTGGGCCATTTCTCTCCACTCTCAATTAAG ATGGCCTTCATATTTCTGGTCTATCCCTCTTTGGTTCTTGCATATATGGGTGAGGCTGCATACCTCTCTAAGCATCATGAAGATATTCAGAGAAGCTTCTATAAAGCCATACCAG AAGCTGTATTTTGGCCGGTGTTCATAGTGGCCACTTTTGCAGCTGTGGTAGGAAGTCAGGCTGTAATATCAGCTACCTTCTCCATCATCAGCCAGTGCTGTGCATTGAATTGCTTTCCCCATGTTAGAATCATTCATACTTCAAGTAAAATATATGGGCAAATATACATATCTGAGGTCAATTGGTTGTTAATGTGCCTGTCTTTAGCTGTGACAATCGGACTGAGGGACACAAACATGATGGGTCATGCATACG GACTTGCAGTTACTACTGTCATGTTTGTGACAACTTGCTTGATGGCATTGGTGATGATAATAGTGTGGAAGCAGAAGATAATTTCTgttgtttcatttcttttgttgtttggGTCATTGGAACTGCTTTACATCCCTGCATGTATGTTCAAGGTACCTGAGGGTGCATGGATTGCGCTGGTACTGTCTTATGTCTTCATGGCTGTAATGTATGTATGGCACTATGGAACAATGAAGAAACACCAGTTTGATGTGGAGAACAAGGTCTCAATGAATAGGATAGTGTCTTTAGGGCCAAGCCTAGGCATGGTTCGCGTCCCTGGAATTGGACTTGTTTACAGTAATCTGGTGACAGGGATCCCAGCTGTTTTTGGACACTTTGTGACTAATTTACCTGCATTCCATCAGGTGCTTGTATTTGTTTGCATAAAATCTGTCCAAGTTCCCTATGTTAGTGAAAAGGAACAGCTTCTCATTGGTAGGGTTGGCCCGAAGGAGTGTGGTATGTACCGGTGCATCTTGAGGTATGGTTACAAGGATTTACAGCAAGAAAGTTACAACTTTGAGAACAGGCTGGTGTCAAGACTAGTACAATTTGTAGAAACGGAGGAAGAAAGTGCATCAAAAGCAAGAGCTGATTTTTGTGCAGAGTTTGAAAACTTGAATACTGAAACCTTTGATTTTTCAGTGCACATGATAGAAGGGAACAGTGTGAAGTCTGCACATGATATTCAAGCAATGACATCTGGCATCAGGCATGTCGAAAGTTTTGTCCTAAAGGATGAGTCCCTGCACATTTTAAGAGCTAAAGAATCGGGTGTCACATATGTTCTTGGGCATTCCTATGCAAAGGCAAAGAAATCATCTTCCATCTTTAAGAAATTTGCTATTGATGCGGTATATGCTTTTCTGAGCAAGAATTGTAGAGAACCTAATATTCTTATGAACGTGCCTCCTACTTCTTTGCTGGAAGTTGGTATGGTTTACCACGTCTAG
- the LOC121238974 gene encoding ran-binding protein 1 homolog a-like — MASTEPVHEHREDEEAVANEDEDTGAQVAPIVKLEAVPVSTGEEDEDTILDLKSKLYRFDKDGNQWKERGAGTVKLLKHKETSKVRLVMRQSKTLKICANHLVLPTMTVQEHAGNEKSCVWHATDYADGELKDELFCIRFASIDNCKAFMEKFQEVAESQGKKEENKDAAAAAGLLEKLSVEEKKTEDKAGEEVPVASEKETEDKAGEEVPVTSEKETKSDSEKTQKKDEEPASSS; from the exons ATGGCGAGCACAGAACCGGTGCACGAGCACAGAGAAGACGAAGAAGCCGTCGCCAACGAGGACGAGGACACCGGTGCTCAGGTCGCCCCGATCGTCAAGCTCGAGGCGGTCCCCGTCTCCACTGGAGAGGAGGACGAAGATACCATTCTCGATCt GAAATCGAAGCTCTACCGATTCGATAAAGATGGGAACCAGTGGAAGGAGAGAGGTGCCGGTACTGTGAAGCTCCTCAAGCACAAGGAGACCAGCAAGGTCCGCCTGGTTATGAGACAGTCCAAGACCCTCAAGATCTGCGCCAACCATCTCG TTCTTCCGACGATGACGGTACAGGAACACGCCGGGAACGAGAAGTCGTGTGTGTGGCATGCGACTGATTACGCGGATGGTGAACTGAAGGACGAGCTTTTCTGCATTAGATTTGCTTCCATTGACA ATTGCAAAGCCTTCATGGAGAAGTTTCAAGAAGTCGCTGAATCCCAAGGCAAGAAAGAGGAAAACAAAGATGCTGCTGCAGCTGCTGGGCTTCTTGAGAAGTTAAGcgttgaagaaaagaaaactgagGACAAAGCTGGGGAGGAGGTACCCGTTGCATCCGAAAAGGAAACTGAGGACAAAGCTGGGGAGGAGGTACCCGTTACATCCGAAAAGGAAACTAAGAGTGATTCAGAAAAGACACAGAAGAAAGATGAGGAGCCTGCTTCCTCAAGTTGA